A genomic stretch from Pseudomonas alkylphenolica includes:
- a CDS encoding putative RNA methyltransferase — protein sequence MLICPICSAALSTLDNGVACPAGHRFDRARQGYLNLLPVQHKNSRDPGDNQAMVEARRDFLNAGHYAPVARRLAELAAERAPARWLDIGCGEGYYTAQIAETLPEADGYALDISREAVKRACKRNPALTWLVASMARVPLADASCQFLASVFSPLDWQEALRLLAPGGGLMRVGPTNEHLIELRHKLYDEVRDYADDKHLALVPPGMQHAHSETLKFRLSLVDGKSRADLLAMTPHGWRASAEKRARVIEQAEPFEVTVSMRYDYFVRQD from the coding sequence ATGCTCATCTGCCCTATCTGCAGCGCAGCACTGAGTACCCTCGACAACGGTGTGGCCTGCCCGGCCGGGCACCGTTTCGACCGGGCCCGCCAGGGTTACCTGAACCTGTTGCCGGTGCAGCACAAGAACAGCCGCGACCCGGGCGATAACCAGGCCATGGTCGAAGCCCGCCGCGACTTTCTCAATGCCGGGCACTATGCCCCGGTGGCCCGTCGCCTGGCTGAACTGGCCGCCGAGCGTGCCCCGGCGCGCTGGCTGGATATCGGTTGCGGTGAGGGTTACTACACCGCGCAGATCGCCGAGACACTGCCCGAGGCCGATGGTTATGCCCTGGACATCTCCCGCGAAGCGGTCAAGCGCGCCTGCAAACGCAACCCGGCACTGACCTGGCTGGTGGCGAGCATGGCGCGCGTGCCGCTGGCCGATGCCAGCTGTCAGTTCCTGGCCAGCGTGTTCAGCCCCCTCGACTGGCAGGAAGCCCTGCGCCTGCTCGCCCCGGGTGGCGGCCTGATGCGCGTCGGCCCGACCAACGAGCACCTGATCGAGCTGCGTCACAAGCTCTATGATGAAGTGCGCGACTACGCCGACGACAAGCACCTGGCGCTGGTCCCGCCCGGCATGCAGCACGCCCATAGCGAAACCCTGAAATTCCGCCTGAGCCTTGTCGATGGCAAGTCCCGCGCCGACCTGCTGGCCATGACCCCTCATGGCTGGCGCGCCAGCGCGGAAAAACGAGCCCGCGTCATCGAGCAGGCCGAGCCTTTCGAGGTCACGGTATCGATGCGTTACGATTACTTTGTGCGCCAAGACTGA
- a CDS encoding cold-shock protein: MSSRETGSVKWFNDAKGYGFIQREGGADVFVHYRAIRGEGHRTLIEGQQVEYSLTQGQKGLQAEDVIGL, translated from the coding sequence ATGTCGTCTCGTGAGACTGGAAGTGTAAAGTGGTTCAATGACGCCAAAGGTTATGGCTTCATCCAGCGTGAAGGGGGGGCCGATGTGTTCGTTCACTACCGCGCCATTCGCGGTGAGGGGCATCGCACCCTGATCGAGGGGCAGCAGGTCGAATACAGTCTGACGCAAGGCCAGAAAGGCCTCCAGGCAGAAGACGTAATCGGCCTGTAA
- the dapE gene encoding succinyl-diaminopimelate desuccinylase has translation MTAPADLSPTLELACDLIRRPSVTPVDADCQKQMMQRLGDAGFMLEPMRIEDVDNFWATHGTQDGPVLCFAGHTDVVPTGPVQAWQNDPFDALIDADGMLCGRGAADMKGSLAAMVVATERFVADYPNHRGKVAFLITSDEEGPAHHGTKAVIERLAARKERLDWCIVGEPSSTSLVGDVVKNGRRGSLGAKLTVRGVQGHVAYPHLAKNPIHLAAPALAELAAEHWDEGNAFFPPTSFQISNLNSGTGATNVVPGELTALFNFRFSTESTVEGLQARVAAILDKHQLDWHVDWALSGLPFLTEPGDLLDAVSASIKAVTGRETKASTSGGTSDGRFIATLGTQVVELGPVNATIHQVNERILASDLDVLTEIYYQTLTRLLA, from the coding sequence ATGACGGCCCCAGCCGACCTTTCGCCTACCCTAGAACTGGCCTGCGACCTGATCCGTCGCCCCTCGGTAACCCCGGTCGATGCCGACTGCCAGAAACAGATGATGCAACGCCTGGGCGATGCCGGTTTCATGCTGGAGCCGATGCGTATCGAAGACGTCGACAACTTCTGGGCCACCCATGGCACCCAGGACGGTCCGGTGCTGTGCTTTGCCGGTCACACCGACGTAGTGCCTACCGGCCCCGTGCAGGCCTGGCAGAACGATCCGTTCGATGCCCTGATCGATGCCGACGGCATGCTCTGTGGCCGTGGCGCCGCCGACATGAAAGGCAGCCTGGCGGCCATGGTTGTTGCCACCGAGCGCTTCGTCGCCGATTACCCGAACCATCGCGGCAAGGTCGCCTTCCTGATCACCAGTGACGAAGAAGGCCCGGCCCACCACGGCACCAAGGCGGTCATCGAACGCCTGGCCGCGCGCAAAGAGCGCCTGGACTGGTGCATCGTCGGCGAACCGTCGAGCACCAGCCTGGTTGGCGACGTGGTCAAGAACGGCCGTCGCGGTTCGCTCGGCGCCAAGCTGACAGTGCGCGGCGTGCAGGGCCATGTGGCCTACCCGCACCTGGCCAAGAACCCGATCCACCTGGCCGCCCCGGCGCTGGCGGAACTGGCCGCCGAGCACTGGGACGAAGGCAATGCCTTTTTCCCACCGACCAGCTTCCAGATTTCCAACCTCAACTCCGGCACTGGCGCTACCAACGTGGTGCCGGGTGAACTGACGGCGCTGTTCAACTTCCGCTTCTCCACCGAGTCGACGGTCGAAGGCCTGCAAGCCCGCGTCGCGGCGATCCTCGACAAGCACCAGCTGGACTGGCACGTCGACTGGGCACTGTCCGGCCTGCCGTTCCTGACCGAGCCGGGTGACCTGCTCGACGCGGTGTCGGCCAGCATCAAGGCGGTCACCGGTCGCGAAACCAAGGCCTCGACCAGCGGCGGCACCTCCGATGGACGCTTCATTGCCACCCTCGGCACCCAGGTGGTCGAACTGGGTCCGGTCAACGCCACCATTCACCAGGTCAACGAGCGGATCCTCGCCAGTGACCTCGACGTGCTGACCGAGATCTACTACCAGACCCTGACCCGGTTGCTCGCCTGA